A genomic region of Bradyrhizobium sp. ORS 278 contains the following coding sequences:
- a CDS encoding PAS domain-containing hybrid sensor histidine kinase/response regulator: MLHDWGVILAAFGYIGFLFLVASRGNRAGERRAPESRSWLAGLIYPLSLAIYCTSWTFFGSVGFASRTSVDFLAIYLGPILMVGACTPLLRRVIHLAKTQNITSVADLIGARYGKSQAVAATVALIAIIGSVPYIALQLKAVASSLQTILIDDRAFAHIPIVGDMALMVTLAMAMFAVLFGTRQTDATEHQHGLMLAVATESIIKLVAFIAAGAFVTFWMFSPVELIERAMKSPEAERALEYVPGIGNFLTMTLLSFCAAMLLPRQFHVSVVENADDAEVSRARWLFPLYLVAINLFVIPIALAGLVTFPFGAVDSDMYVLALPIEANSQWLSVLVFVGGLSAATAMVIVECVALSIMVCNDIVVPLVLQRQQAHRETGRDFAGFLLGTRRIAIFAIMVMAYFYYRALGTAQLAAIGLLSFAAIAQLAPSFFGGLLWRRATARGAMGGMLVGFGVWLYTLFIPSFLDTSTAGILFLQHGPFGFEPLRPQALLGTDLPPLLHGVLWSLSLNLLTYIVLSLARQPSSIELLQADLFVPAELTPSAPSFRRWRSTVTVQDIQSTVGQYLGPDRARASFETFAAQRNMSLDPAAPADFELLRHAEHLIASSIGAASSRLVMSLLLRKRTVSAKAALKLLDDSHAALHFNREILQTALNHVRQGIAVFDADLQLICSNGQFVDLLGLPPHLVQIGSPLREILEFMGTIGAPTYEDSEALLARRLAAYTTEGEPYLERLADRHMVIEVRSNRMPDGGLVITFTDVTPSFEAAEALERANATLEKRVRDRTEELTRLNSELALAKSAAEDANISKTRFLAAASHDILQPLNAARLYVTSLVERQTAGEESRLVENIDDSLEAIEEILGALLDISRLDAGAMTPQVSSFKMADLMRSLEIEFAPAARAKGLELVFVPCSLPVESDRLLLRRLLQNFISNAIKYTPQGRVLVGCRRHGQSLQIGVYDTGVGIPPVKRGEIFKEFHRLEQGARIARGLGLGLSIVERIARVLNHGIALDSRPGRGSVFSVTVPVAKAINHTAAVTSATPLATTPISGALIVCIENDPAILDGMRTLLTAWGAEVIAVSDPESAEEAIAARNGAVTGLLVDYHLDRGNGIAAIRDIRRRFNEALPAILITADRSPHVRAAARDDNIAVLNKPLKPASLRALLGQWRIQQMVAAE, from the coding sequence ATGCTGCACGACTGGGGCGTGATCCTGGCCGCGTTCGGCTATATCGGGTTCCTGTTCCTGGTCGCGAGCCGCGGCAACCGGGCCGGCGAACGGCGCGCGCCGGAAAGCCGCAGCTGGCTGGCCGGGCTGATCTACCCGCTGTCGCTCGCCATCTACTGCACCTCCTGGACGTTCTTCGGCTCGGTCGGCTTCGCCTCGCGCACCAGCGTCGATTTCCTCGCGATCTATCTCGGTCCGATCCTGATGGTCGGGGCCTGCACGCCGCTGCTGCGCCGGGTCATCCATCTCGCCAAGACACAGAACATCACCTCCGTCGCCGACCTGATCGGCGCGCGCTACGGCAAGAGCCAGGCGGTGGCGGCCACCGTGGCGCTGATCGCGATCATCGGCTCGGTGCCCTATATCGCGCTGCAGCTGAAGGCCGTCGCCTCCTCGCTGCAGACCATCCTGATCGACGATCGCGCCTTCGCCCATATTCCGATCGTCGGCGACATGGCGCTGATGGTGACGCTCGCGATGGCCATGTTCGCGGTGCTGTTCGGCACACGGCAGACCGACGCCACCGAGCACCAGCACGGCCTGATGCTGGCGGTCGCAACCGAATCCATCATCAAGCTGGTCGCCTTCATCGCCGCCGGCGCCTTCGTCACCTTCTGGATGTTCTCGCCGGTCGAGCTGATCGAGCGCGCGATGAAATCGCCGGAGGCCGAGCGCGCCCTGGAATACGTGCCCGGCATCGGCAACTTCCTGACGATGACGCTGTTGTCGTTCTGCGCCGCGATGCTCCTGCCGCGCCAGTTTCACGTCAGCGTGGTCGAGAATGCCGACGATGCCGAGGTGTCGCGCGCGCGCTGGCTGTTCCCGCTCTATCTCGTCGCCATCAATCTGTTCGTGATCCCGATCGCGCTCGCAGGCCTCGTCACCTTTCCGTTCGGCGCCGTCGACAGCGACATGTATGTGCTGGCGCTGCCGATCGAGGCGAACTCGCAATGGCTGTCGGTGCTGGTGTTCGTCGGCGGCCTGTCGGCAGCGACCGCGATGGTGATCGTCGAATGCGTGGCGCTGTCGATCATGGTGTGCAACGACATCGTCGTGCCGCTGGTGCTGCAGCGCCAGCAGGCGCATCGCGAGACCGGCCGCGACTTCGCCGGCTTCCTGCTCGGCACCCGCCGCATCGCGATCTTCGCCATCATGGTGATGGCCTACTTCTACTATCGCGCGCTCGGCACCGCCCAGCTCGCCGCGATCGGCCTGCTGTCGTTCGCCGCGATCGCGCAGCTGGCGCCGAGCTTCTTCGGCGGCCTGCTGTGGCGGCGCGCCACCGCGCGCGGCGCGATGGGCGGCATGCTGGTCGGCTTCGGCGTCTGGCTCTACACGCTGTTCATTCCGAGCTTTCTCGACACCTCGACCGCGGGCATCCTGTTCCTGCAGCACGGCCCGTTCGGCTTCGAGCCGCTGCGGCCGCAGGCGCTGCTCGGCACCGACCTGCCGCCGCTGCTGCACGGCGTGCTGTGGAGCCTGTCGCTCAATTTGCTGACCTACATCGTGCTGTCGCTGGCGCGGCAGCCGTCGTCGATTGAGCTGCTGCAGGCCGATCTGTTCGTGCCGGCGGAGCTGACGCCGAGCGCGCCGAGCTTCCGGCGCTGGCGCTCCACCGTGACGGTGCAGGACATCCAGAGCACCGTCGGGCAATATCTCGGTCCCGACCGCGCCCGCGCCTCGTTCGAGACGTTCGCCGCCCAGCGCAACATGTCGCTGGATCCGGCGGCGCCCGCCGATTTCGAGCTGCTGCGTCACGCCGAGCACCTGATCGCCTCCTCGATCGGCGCGGCCTCGTCCCGCCTCGTGATGTCGCTGCTGCTGCGCAAGCGCACGGTGTCCGCCAAGGCCGCGCTAAAGCTGCTCGACGATTCCCACGCCGCGTTGCATTTCAACCGCGAGATCCTGCAGACCGCGCTGAATCACGTCCGCCAGGGCATCGCGGTGTTCGACGCCGACCTGCAGCTAATCTGCTCCAACGGCCAGTTCGTCGACCTGCTCGGCCTGCCGCCGCATCTGGTGCAGATCGGCAGCCCCTTGCGAGAGATCCTCGAATTCATGGGCACGATCGGCGCGCCAACCTATGAAGATAGCGAGGCGCTCTTGGCGCGCCGGCTCGCCGCCTACACCACCGAGGGCGAGCCGTATCTCGAACGCCTCGCCGACCGCCACATGGTGATCGAGGTTCGCTCCAATCGCATGCCGGATGGCGGCCTCGTCATCACCTTCACCGACGTGACGCCATCCTTCGAGGCGGCGGAAGCGTTGGAGCGCGCCAACGCGACGCTGGAAAAGCGCGTGCGCGACCGCACCGAGGAGCTGACGCGGCTGAACTCGGAGCTCGCCCTGGCCAAGAGCGCGGCCGAGGACGCCAACATCTCGAAGACGCGCTTCCTCGCCGCCGCAAGCCACGACATCCTGCAGCCGCTGAACGCGGCGCGGCTCTACGTGACGAGCCTGGTCGAGCGCCAGACCGCAGGCGAGGAGTCGCGCCTGGTCGAGAACATCGACGACTCGCTCGAAGCCATCGAGGAGATCCTCGGCGCGCTGCTCGACATCTCGCGGCTCGACGCCGGGGCGATGACGCCGCAGGTGTCGAGCTTCAAGATGGCCGATCTGATGCGCTCGTTGGAGATCGAGTTCGCGCCGGCGGCGCGCGCCAAGGGGCTCGAGCTGGTCTTCGTGCCGTGCTCGCTGCCGGTCGAATCCGACCGCCTGCTGCTGCGCCGGCTGCTGCAGAACTTCATCTCCAACGCCATCAAATACACGCCACAGGGGCGCGTGCTGGTCGGCTGCCGTCGCCACGGCCAGTCGCTGCAGATCGGTGTCTACGACACCGGCGTCGGCATTCCCCCGGTCAAGCGCGGCGAGATCTTCAAGGAGTTCCACCGCCTCGAACAGGGCGCGCGCATCGCCCGCGGCCTCGGCCTCGGGCTGTCGATCGTCGAGCGCATCGCGCGCGTGCTCAATCACGGCATCGCGCTGGACTCCCGCCCCGGCCGCGGGTCGGTGTTCTCCGTGACGGTGCCGGTCGCGAAGGCGATCAACCACACCGCCGCCGTCACCAGCGCGACGCCGTTGGCGACGACACCGATCTCCGGCGCCCTCATCGTGTGCATCGAGAACGATCCCGCAATCCTCGACGGCATGCGCACCTTGCTCACGGCGTGGGGCGCGGAGGTGATCGCCGTCTCAGATCCTGAATCCGCAGAAGAGGCGATTGCCGCCCGCAACGGCGCCGTCACTGGCCTGCTGGTCGACTACCACCTCGACCGCGGCAACGGCATCGCCGCGATCCGAGACATCCGCCGCCGCTTCAACGAGGCGCTGCCCGCGATCCTGATCACCGCCGATCGCAGCCCCCATGTCCGCGCCGCCGCCCGCGACGACAACATCGCCGTGCTCAACAAGCCGCTGAAGCCGGCGTCCTTGCGCGCGCTGCTCGGCCAGTGGCGCATCCAGCAGATGGTAGCGGCGGAGTAG